The following DNA comes from Bos indicus x Bos taurus breed Angus x Brahman F1 hybrid chromosome 5, Bos_hybrid_MaternalHap_v2.0, whole genome shotgun sequence.
ACGTTTCCTACTTTAAATGTTCTTAATAaatctgcatgctgctgctgctgctaagtcgcatcagtcatgtctgtgtgaccccatagacggcagcccacaaggctcccccatccgtgggattctcctggcaagaatactggagtgggttgccatttccttctccaatgcattaaagtgaaaagtgaaagtgaagttgctcagttgtgtctgaccctcagcgaccccatggactagtaatgtataaaaataatatatctatgtgtatacatacagatGTCAACAACAGCTAACTGTTTACCATGTATGATCatacatgtattttctttgtatttatttttacaattaaaattaaagtcGTTCCCTGTAATTAAAAGAGTCTATGATGAAGttcatgtttatttctgtttctaagaACTCTGTCCCCATTGTTCCTTCAGGAGTATTTCTTTCCCCCAAAGTTAATTAcatgctaaattccttaatgaCTTTTGAACCAGTCACCAAGGACCTAAGTGTTTATTCACTTAGttatgatacattaaaaaaatgacagtATTTCAAAGGAATCATATCATCAAGCTCTCTAAAAAACAGAGTGAGATCTTGTGCATGCCAGCCTTTTTACTTAGAGTACAAGTAAACATTGTTCGATTTCAGTGGGACCAAAATCTTGAGGAAAtctcaaaatgttttattttttttattattatttttttaattaaaaaaatcaaaatgttttaGAGATAGAAAACTTGGGAATCTTTGCCTGTGAATGTGTTAGTGTTGTTTCCTAAAGAAACAGTGATTGGCAGCGTACCTACCTATTTCTACTCCTTGGAATTTGACACATTCCTGCTCAGCTACTGTCACCTTGAGGCATTTGGGAGTGAAATGACTATCTGAAGCTATCATTACCAGAAGTGTGTTCATCTTGGTCACTTATCCTCAACTTATCAGAATGATAGACTGATGCTTGCCTCTGAGAGCTAAGATGATTTCATATTTTCTGAAAAGATCTTTTTACGAAGTTAAGACaagtaatgaaataaatatatgaaaatcgtGTTGGCCTGCTTATGCACTGGTAAAACTAAGTTATCTCAGTGTAACATTATTTTTGAACATCCAAAGCAAACTTTCTTGGTATCCCAAGCACATGTGAAAAAATACAGAGACTAACATACATGGTAGTTGTGTCTTGAGCTCTAACATTTTAGAGGAAAATCTTGGTGAGTGAGAAGAAGCAAAATAGTGAGTTAAAAGTGAATTGAAGAATAATTGGAAAAAAGGGGCTATCAGACTACCAGTGAAATCACCTACATCAAcagtctcttctgcttctatggCTGAGACAGAATTAAACAAGTGTATTGCAAagtaaaacaaactgaaaaaaagaatttgagaatgTGGAAAGAGTTATAAAAATAAGCTCTCTCATACAgtaaaagcaattttgagaaaacaTTCCCTTAATCAACCATGGAATACATATCAGTTAGAGGTGAGGATAGATATCTGTTCACAATTCATTGTTAAGTTCAAGATGAAAATCTCTGCAAACCACTTTACTAGAAGTAGTTTTGCTAATACCCACTGATAACATGATTTTGATactattttttcaatattaatcTCAATTTTATAAACAGACAGGCTGAAATCAGGAGCCTGTGATGAGAAACCATACAAGACTAACAGCATTTATCCTGATGGGATTGACCAATGACCCACAATTCCAAGTtctagtatttatctttctgcttAAGTTACATATGTTGAGTATAACTGGCAATCTAACAATCATCTCCCTCACCTTAGTGAATTCACAGCTTAAATCTGCCAtgtggaaccttctccaggatagatcacatcctgggccataaatctagccttggtaaattcaaaaaaatagaaatcattccaagcatcttttctgaccacactgcagtaagattagatctcaattacaggagaaaaactattaaaaactccaacatatggaggctgaacaacacgctgctgaataaccaacaaatcatagaagaatacaaaaaagaaatcaaaatttgcatagaaacgaatgaaaatgaaaacacaacaacccaaaacctgtgggacactgtaaaagcagtcctaaggggaaagttcatagcaatacaggcatacctcaagaaacaagaaaaaagtcaaataaataacctaactctacacctaaagcaagtagaaaaggaagaaatgaagaaccccagggttaatagaaggaaagaaatgttaaaaattagggcagaaataaatgcaaaagaaacaaaagagaccatagcaaaaataaacaaagccaaaagctggttctttgaaaggatagcCAGACtcctaaagaaacaaagggagaaaaatcaaatcaataaaattagaaatgaaaatggagagatcacaacagacaacacagaaatacaaaggatcataagagactactatcagcaattatatgccaataaactggacaacgtggaagaaatggacaaattcttagaaaagtacaactttccacaactgaaccaggaagaaatagaaaatcttaacagacccatcacaagcacggaaattgaaactgtaatcagaaatcttccagcaaacaaaagccgagatccagacggcttcacagctgaattctaccaaaaatttagagaagagctaacacctatcctactcaaactcttcaaaaaaattgcagaggaagggaaacttccaaactcattctatgaggccaccatcaccctaataccaaaacctgacaaagatgccacaaaaaaacaaaactactggccaatatcactgatgaacatagatgcaaaaatccttaacaaaattttagcaatcagaatccaacaacacattaaaaagatcatacaccatgaccaagtgggctttatcccagggatgcaaggattcttcaatatccacaaatcaatcaatgtaatacaccacattaacaaattgaaaaataaaaaccatatgattatctcaatagatgcagagaaagcctttgacaaaattcaacatccatttatgataaaaactctccagaaagcaagaatagaaggaacatacctcgacataataaaagctatatatgacaaacccacagcaaacattatcctcaatggtgaaaaattgaaagcatttcctctgaagtcaagaacaggacaagggtgcccattttcaccattactattcaacatagttttggaagttttagccacagcaatcagagcagaaaaagaaataaaaggaatccaaattggaaaagaagaagtaaaactctcactgtttgcagatgacatgatcctctacatagaaaaccctaaagactccaccagaaaattactagaactggtcaatgattatagtaaagttgcaggatataaaatcaacacacagaaatcccttgcattcctatacactagtaatgagaaaacagaaagagaaattaaggaaacaattccattcaccattgcaacagaaagagtaaaatacttaggaatatatctacctaaagaaactaaagaccaattttagaaaactataaaatactggtgaaagtaatcaaagaggacactaatggatggagaaatataccatgttcatggattggaagaatcaatatagtgaaaatgagtatactacccaaagcaatttatagattcaatgcaatccctatcaagctaccaatggtattcttcacagagctagaacaaataatttcacaatttgtatggaaatacaaaaaacctcgagtagccaaagctatcttgagaaagaagaatggaacttgaggaatcaacctacctgacttcaggctctattacaaagccacagtcatcaagacagtacggtactggcacaaagacggaaatatagatcagtggaacaaaatagaaagcccagagataaatccaggcacctacggacaccttatctttgacaaaggaggcaagaatatacaatggattaaagacaatctctttaacaagtggtgctgggaaaactggtcaaccacttgtaaaagaatgaaactagaccactttctaacaccatacacaaaaataaagtcaagatggattaaagatctaaacgtaagaccagaaactataaaactcctagaggagaccataggcaaaacactctccgacatacatcacagcaggatcctctatgacccacctcccagaatattggaaataaaagcaaaaataaacaaatgggacctaattaaacttaaaagcttctgcacaacaaaggaaactattagcaaggtgaaaagacagccttcaggatgggagaaaataatagcaaatgaagcaactgacaaaaaactaatctcaaaaatatacaagcaactcctacagctcaacttcagaaaaatacatgacccaatcaaaaaatgggccaaagaactaaatagacatttttccaaagaagacatacagatggctaataaacacatgaaaagatgctcaacatcactcattatcagagaaatgcaaatcaaaaccactatgaggtaccatttcacgccaagtcagaatggctgtgatccaaaagtctacaagcaataaatgctggagagggtgtggagaaaagggaactctcttacactgttggtgggaatgcaaactagtacagccactatggagaacagtgtggagattccttaaaaaactggaaatagaactgccttatgatccagcaatcccacagctggggatacacactgaggaaaccagaattgaaagagacacgtgtaccccagtgttcatcgcagcactgtttataatagccaggacatggaagcaacctagatgtccatcagcagatgaatggataagaaagctgtggtacatatacacaacggagtattactcagccattaaaaggaattcatttgaatcagttctaatgagatggatataacctacaagggaaaagaggctgaaaaaaaaaagaacatatgtaaCTTAATtattttgctgttcacctgaaactaatacattataaattaacCATGCTTCAATTTAATAGGAAATTATTCTTGTTTACTAAGctgacaaaaatttttaaattgattcaaAAAACACTTTACAAAATAATACTCTACAATACACTTTTAAAGAATAAGGTCTCCTGGAGCTTCTTAAGCATATTTAATAATTcagttaaagaatttttaaaactatggcTTTTAAATGAATCATGGAACATTCATTTAAATTACTTAAGAAATACAATACTCCAAAAATTTATATTCCATAATACAACCAAATCCCTCTATTCATTTTATTCTAACattttattagagaaaataagttttgcaattttatatttctaacaCAGAAATACTTCATTTTGAAGAACAGAAAGTTAAATTCAGATGTATAGAATGGAAAGGGTTTCTAAGCTCAAGTAAGCACAagttatataataaattaaatattagagATCAATTCTTGTACTAGAAGCATCAAAAGAGCTTGTGTTCAATGTTTCTTTTATGCTTTCATGTTGATTATTTCAATAAACAGTATTACTTGTCTGAAGCAGAAAATATCTTTCTAAATACATCTCTGAAGGCTTGTTTAACTTGCTGGTTCCTCAGAGTATAAATGAATGGGTTCAACAAAGGAGCAATTGAAGTATTTAATACAGCCACTCCTTTGCTTAAAGTGATCCTTTCATTTGCTGAGGGCTTTATGTAGATGAATATGCAACTACCATAAGTGATGGATACAATAATCATGTGAGAAGAGCAGGTAGAAaaggctttttcttttgttgagctGAAGGAAATTTTAGAATTGTCTTGACGATATAAAAGTGAGAAAGAATTACCAATAGCAATGTGACCACGAGGATTATCACAGCTAAAAAAAATGCAATCATTTCTAGTAAATGTGTGTCTGAGCAAGAAAGTTGTAGGATAGGAGAAATATCACAAATGAAATGATCAATGACATTTGAATCACAGAAATCCAGGTGAAGACCCAAAATTAGTGGAGGGAAAATAACCAAGAATCCAGTTGCCCAAGAACTGAGTACCAGATGATGACAAATTGTGCTGCTCATGATGGATGTATAACGCAAAGGCTTGCAAATGGCAACGTAACGGTCCTAGGACATAGCCGCCAGAAGGAAAAATTCTGTGAGTCCCaagaatatgtaaaaaaataacTGAGACATGCAACCAATATGAGAAATCATCTTTTCTCTGTTTACAGTGGTGATTAGGAATCTGGGGATGCAAGCACTTGTGAATGAAATTTCCAGGAAAGAGAAATTATGGAGAAAGAAATACATTGGGGTCTTGAGATGGGAATCCAACAGAGTGAGGGCAATGATGGTTAAGTTTCCAATCATGCTCAACGTGTAATttagaagcagaaacaaaaaaattaggaTCTGTAACTGAGAATCATCTGTCAGTCCCAGAAGGATAAACTCTGTGTGCCTTGTATGGTTCCTCATTTCTCCTCTGTAATTTCAAACAATTTATTGtaataaaaaggtataaaaataagaaactacAGGAATAGTTTTATCTTtaagatattatatattaaagGATACATGTGCACAAACATACCCATTTGCCTGAGTTTGAAGATATGCTCTAGAACTGTGCTGCAAATACTAATATTACCAAAGTCAACTCAGTTTTGGAAATTGACCTATAATACCCATAATAGTTATTTTTCACCCTTATTTACAAACTCCCAGTCAATTACAACTGCTTCCAATTTGTCCattgttaaataattaaataaatcctCGGTTCAGATTTcaaaattaattcattcattttaattaactttatcaaaataaaattatgcaaGTGAAGTGAATTAAAACCTACAGTTAAATTCTGAAACTTTAGATTTAATATTAAAGAGACATTTGATTCAAGCCCAATTAGTCACCTAGAGAAGCAACTTCTCTAGGAACTACTGATGAAGGCATAGAAAGGacaacaagagaaaaagagaatataaGTGTGTAGTACCCCAGCAAAATAAATACAAGTCGAATCTAGGAAAACTTGAAATTGAATATAAAGCAGATATAATCACATTTACAAAAAATTAACAATGCATTTAGAACTTCAACATTTTGCCACATGTAATAgagaacaaataataaaagagaaaacacagaaaagacaaTCACAATCTCCACCCAGTTACACATATTCAGAGTCTAACATCACTTGCcattaaattatcttttaatcAGATATTAAATTAGAGTGCATATATGTTTTTCATAAAAAGGAAATCtttcaataaaatgtatttttattctctaattttttataaaagcaaaagaattttagTGAAATCAGAGTACtaattggttatatattttagagGCATATTTTCAACTAAAATATACCCAATGATGCACTTCATTTTCCTCTTACTCTGAAGAAATGTTTGTCAACCATTTGTGAAATAGGtagactatttccaaataaacatAGTATATAAGCACTGAAAGAAACGGAAAATAGACTGCATCATAGAGTATacaatgttttcttcattttaaaataaaataatgtactttGCATTCCTTCTCAGCAATTATTTTGCCAATCAATATCTTTGCCTGttctaaaacttttctttttcttattgaataCATAATGTTTTTCCTTCTACATGATTTAGCCTGTTACTTCACATAGGAATTCACAAACCCCACATTATttagataaataattttattaataatcattagcacatctttgtttttcatttcatgtATATTAGCATATTCTTCTCCTCTTAGATTAATACTCCAATGAATTAGCTCCAGGCTGTTAATGGAAAAGGCAGCTCTTAGAGAACCATAGATGAATCTCAACCTTCCTTCCTTGACCTGGTCTTCATTTGGCCCTGTTTATTTTGTTAACATGCTCTTTCCctaatttctttttcctgaaaaatatatTGAACTTTCTTGTAGGTTAATTGTTGGTATCAGAGTAATTTCAAAATCAAGCAGCAGATATTTGTTCTGCAACCAGTGCAGATTTGAAAATCCATAATTATCAGTGATAAATTGTCATATATCAAAGTGTTGGTCAGAATTAGTACTCCTCAGGgagttaatttttctgttttttcaaaaatgtattaaaacGTGAAATAAACTCTCCAAGAAAAACATCCCCCAGCCTCGTAATGTTTGATTGACATCTAGAGTTTCCAAGGTTCTCTTTGTCTAGAGCAGTAGAATAATTATCATTCCCTTCACATTCCCACAGTGTCTGGTGTAAACCATGAAGTACTGGAAATGTAAGTGCAAATACATATTGCAAGCTTCATGTTCTTGAATTTAGAGATTCATAAATAGATGAGAAATAATCAATGCTTTATTCAAAGAGAATTAATATCAGCTTTAAAtcactgttatttatttatatgttatttaCATGGTAGCAataattattcttaaatatttgaaagaaaagtaaGACACTACTTACTGCCATTAGTAGAATATGttggtatcttttttttctctagacTATATAAATAAACATCAACCATAATAGAGTCAAACatatttattggaaaataatattaaataaactcTCATGTTAATTCCAATTAGAGATTAAAGTGTGACTATATTAGTAATGGAACTTTCTTCACTATCACATGATACTGAATGTATGTCTTGAATAATAAAATTTCTAGTAAACTTCTCTCTGTTACTATAAAATTTATATCTGTTCAACCAATCCCACCTTACCAACATCCATAATGATTATCACAGCTGAGATGACTAGCTAGTTTAGTACTTGGGAAATATCTGCCAGGTTCAAATTATTTAAAGAGTGAGTGCTTCTTTACAAGAAACCTAAGGGGATTGTGTCTCTAAGGGAAAGTAGACAAGATGAAACAACACTCAAAAACCCACACCAAACACCATTTATCCCTTGTCtttatcatttaattaaaaataagcttaTTGATTCAAGCATGCTGATATGAAGTATTATGAGActcatcacattaaaaaaatactcatttcaaAACAATCATGTATACTCTGCAAACCAACAGACGTGCCAAGATACAAGGATAAATCCtcttgaggtttttgttttttccaaaatgtGAATTGTCACTAGAAGATCAGCATGTTGCTACCTACCACAAAtacttattgtttttttaaaaaaacaactctattcaatattaaaaaaactgaacTTCTGTTTATTACTATGATTTGAGAATGGATATTTTATTTGGTGATTTGAGGGTGTGCACTTACATTCAAGCTTTTTGAAATATTACTAATTATTATAATGTCCACCTTTTGTTGAAAATTTAGTATGCATGAATCACTGCTAATTTTTGTGTTTACAGTATTTAAATTAGTCATCAATAGACAAAGTACACATATTTATGACCTTTGCTTTTGTAAAAACTAATACTTAGGGAAGTCATTTCACTAATTCACACTCGTGACAAAGTTTAAAAACTACGGAGACATGATCACAATCAGATTCATGATTCCAAAGTGTAGCTTGTTACCCATTATGCAATACTTCAAATTAAGTAAATGGGTGGTTAGTTGACAGGCAGACTACAgctagatgatgatgatgataggtaggtaggtagatagataaataatCTAATGGTTTAATCCATACCCAGAATTTGAATGCTTAACTTTTTTTGagtgaataaatatatgataaaaagaTTGACATTTTCATACCACTGTCaacggaaaaaaaaaagcacatgagtGTTGTGAATTAAGTTTTACTTGAGGCAGAATGAGGACAATAGCTCTGGAAACAgtatttcagatagctctgaaaaACAGCTCCAGAGAGGTAGGGATGAAGGTCATCATTATATATGATTTTAGTGAAGAGTGATACCTGCAGTTAAGTACACATTTTGAGCAAGGCttgctgctagtcacaaggaacagATGCCATCAATAATGATTTTAGTGCTGTCtagacaacccactcaagtactattgcctggaaaatcccatggatggaggagcctggtaggctgcagtccaaggggtcgcacagagttggacacggctgaagcaacttagcagcagcagcagcagacacaaggagacacatacacacaaaaaatgagctcataaaatcttttgaaaatatctatctgaaggcctgttctatTAGTTtagttcccctccccacccagagcacagagtgcctcattcctgatctccaccctgaagtCCTTtcaggggtgttgaaggtcagcagttgTAGTGgctcatgatttaatccttgtagaggtaaaTTGCAAATGCCAGTTTGCAGTTGGCATCATACATGCAAatattttgtcaagaaaatggtTGCTCCCTTTTAAACAAAACTTGTACTTTTCAACCATA
Coding sequences within:
- the LOC113893713 gene encoding LOW QUALITY PROTEIN: olfactory receptor 6C70-like (The sequence of the model RefSeq protein was modified relative to this genomic sequence to represent the inferred CDS: inserted 1 base in 1 codon; substituted 1 base at 1 genomic stop codon), with amino-acid sequence MRNHTRHTEFILLGLTDDSQLQILIFLFLLLNYTLSMIGNLTIIALTLLDSHLKTPMYFFLHNFSFLEISFTSACIPRFLITTVNREKMISHIGCMSQLFFYIFLGLTEFFLLAAMSXDRYVAICKPLRYTSIMSSTICHHLVLSSWATGFLVIFPPLILGLHLDFCDSNVIDHFICDISPILQLSCSDTHLLEMIAFFLAVIILVVTLLLVILSHFYIVKTILKFPSAQQKKKXFSTCSSHMIIVSITYGSCIFIYIKPSANERITLSKGVAVLNTSIAPLLNPFIYTLRNQQVKQAFRDVFRKIFSASDK